The proteins below come from a single Mya arenaria isolate MELC-2E11 chromosome 6, ASM2691426v1 genomic window:
- the LOC128236541 gene encoding pre-mRNA-processing factor 17-like translates to MEAILSYDSDTSENSDKSDGGHYTATDLFAHLKPVDDTNSVSKTIALNSTPVAIPLEDVSGIKHIDPKTKEVKYNPKYDELYAPQVGPTNPYKTRQATAIRNSLAGYVEDAHVSSFQFENQRKTFHSYGYAIDPTVDSETTSGTKMLGDSIALEENKGLTAFEKAKKRPEDKRKRHLNDDPSNIEGFIGPWGKFVDEQTVMKPNEEEKAELDEILAKRAKTGKQTEEKPAEEKTTLHIKDAYDYQGRSYLHVPQDVGVNLKSEYPPEKCFIPKKLIHTWAGHTKGVAQIRWFPKSAHLLLSASMDSKIKIWEVYNDRRCVRTYLGHKQAVRDINFNNSGTEFLSCAYDRYCKLWDTETGECKARFTSRKVAYCVKFHPEEDKQHLFVAGTSDKKIVCWDTRSGEIVQEYDRHLGAVNTITFVDQNRRFVSTSDDKSLRVWEWDIPVDFKYIADPSMHSMPATVLSPNGKWLACQSMDNKVTVFNVLNRFKYMRKKTFTGHMVAGYACCLDFSPEMTYLISGDADGKLYIWDWKTTKLYSKFKAHDDVCIAAIWHPHETSKVATAGWDGVIKYWD, encoded by the exons ATGGAAGCGATTTTATCTTACGACAGTGATACTAGTGAAAATAGTGATAAATCCGATGGTGGACACTATACAGCTACTGATCTTTTTGCTCATTTAAAACCAGTTGACGATACGAATTCAGTCTCAAAAACTATCGCTCTAAATTCAACGCCTGTCGCCATTCCACTg GAAGATGTTTCTGGGATAAAACACATAGACCCCAAAACAAAAGAAGTGAAATACAACCCAAAATATGATGAACTATATGCACCTCAG GTTGGGCCAACCAACCCATACAAGACTCGGCAGGCAACCGCCATCAGAAACTCACTGGCAGGATATGTAGAAGATGCACATGTGAGCAGTTTCCAGTTTGAGAATCAGCGAAAAACCTTCCACAGCTATG GATATGCTATTGACCCGACTGTTGACTCGGAAACAACGTCAGGGACTAAAATGCTGGGTGACTCAATAGCACTGGAAGAAAATAAAG GTCTGACAGCGTTTGAGAAGGCAAAAAAGCGCCCTGAGGACAAAAGAAAGAGACACTTAAACGATGATCCCAGCAATATAGAGGGGTTTATAGGGCCCTGGGGGAAGTTTGTGGATGAACAGACAGTAATGAAACCTAATGAG GAGGAGAAGGCAGAGTTGGATGAGATTCTTGCCAAGCGGGCAAAGACGGGTAAACAGACAGAGGAAAAACCTGCAGAGGAGAAAACCACACTACACA TCAAAGATGCATATGATTACCAAGGCCGGTCATATCTGCACGTGCCGCAGGATGTGGGTGTGAACCTCAAGTCAGAATACCCCCCAGAAAAGTGCTTCATACCCAAGAAACTAATACACACTTGGGCAGGCCACACGAAAGGTGTGGCACAAATCAGATGGTTCCCCAAATCTGCCCATCTCTTACTGTCTGCTAGTATGGACTCGAAAATAAAG ATCTGGGAGGTCTACAATGACCGGCGGTGTGTCCGCACGTACCTCGGCCACAAGCAGGCTGTACGGGATATCAACTTCAACAACAGTGGCACAGAGTTCCTCAGCTGTGCCTACGACAGATACTGCAAACTCTGGGACACTGAAACTG GCGAGTGTAAGGCACGGTTTACAAGTCGGAAAGTGGCGTATTGTGTGAAATTTCACCCAGAGGAGGACAAACAACACTTGTTTGTGGCTGGTACCTCAGACAAGAAAATAGTCTGt TGGGACACCCGGTCCGGTGAGATCGTGCAGGAATATGACAGACATCTAGGGGCTGTGAACACGATCACATTTGTGGACCAGAATCGCAGATTTGTCTCCACATCAGATGATAAGAGCTTAAGAGTGTGGGAATG GGACATTCCGGTGGATTTCAAGTACATAGCCGACCCTTCCATGCACTCAATGCCCGCCACTGTGTTGTCGCCCAATG GTAAATGGCTAGCGTGCCAGTCGATGGACAACAAGGTCACTGTGTTCAACGTTCTCAACAGATTTAAGTACATGAGGAAGAAAACATTCACCGGACATATG GTGGCTGGTTATGCATGTTGTCTAGATTTCTCTCCAGAAATGAC CTACCTGATATCGGGTGATGCCGATGGAAAGCTGTACATTTGGGACTGGAAGACAACGAAGCTCTACTCCAAGTTCAAGGCGCACGACGATGTGTGTATCGCAGCCATATGGCATCCACACGAGACCTCAAAGGTCGCCACTGCTGGCTGGGATGGCGTCATTAAGTACTGGGACTGA